The stretch of DNA TACAAATCCAAGCGGGCAACACGGCACTGATCGTATTCGGATTGGCAGTGGTGCTAGTGTTCCTTGTTCTGGCCGCTCAATACGAAAGCCTTAAATTGCCGTTGGCAGTCGTCCTGGTAGTTCCAATGTGCTTGCTTTGCGCCGTGGTTGGGATTGCCATCGCGGGAATGGACATCAATATCTTTGTCCAGATTGGGTTCGTGGTTCTGGTTGGTTTGGCGAGCAAGAATGCGATCTTGATTGTCGAGTTTGCCAAGGAACAACAAGAAGGCGGGATGAGCAAATTTGATGCTACCATCGAAGCATGCCGCTTGCGTCTGAGGCCCATCATCATGACATCGCTCGCGTTTATTCTCGGCGTGGTGCCGCTCGCTCTTGCCAGCGGAGCCGGTGCTGAAATGCGTTCTACCCTCGGTATCGCCGTCTTTTCCGGCATGCTGGGCGTCACGTTCTTTGGGATCTTCCTGACACCGGTGTTTTATCACCTGCTTGCCAGCCCAACACCTAAGATGACTACGACGACGGCTTCAAACAGCCAAGGCGATCACTGATGGCTAGTACGAGTCGCACGATGGACTAGGGTTTCGGCGCCGCTTTGAGTCGAAAGATTTCCTTGAGCGATGCAACCTGTACTGGCGATGCATGTTCGGGTTCGGTTACCGCCACCCATCCGTCGATGTAGCTAGATGGCGAATAGTTGTGACCGTGTCCGATCGGGACAGTAGTTGCCATCGGTAGGTCAAAACCAATTTGCAGGAAAGTGATGATGGGATACCAACGCAGATGCGGGGACACATCCGGCCCCGGAGGGCTTGTCAACCATTCGGGGCGGCTCCAGGCCAAGCTGGGAGAAAACCAAACCATGGGATCGCTCGAATATTGAATGTAGACGTTTCGCATCTTCCCCCACTGCTTCTCGGGCTGCAGTGAATTTTCTTGAGCCGTGAATCGAAGCAGTCGCCCATCGCGAAACGTTGGCAACCACGCAGGGCTTCCTTCATTGCGATTGCGAACGCTCGCGTTCCACTCCTTGCTCGGAAACGGGGGTCCACTCCACAGAGCTCCATCGATGGGATCTTCAAAAATGGTGAACAGGTCCGCCGACTCCTCAGAACCCAACGACCCTAAACTCAGTCCCTGCAGATAAAGTCGCGGCCTCGAATCCTTAGGCAGAGTTTTCCAGTATCCATACACCTCATCGAAAAGAGCTTTCGCCGAGTCGATTGACCGTTGGGGGTCCACCAAAATCGTGATCCAGCTAGGAAGGTAAGAATACTGGGTGCTAACGATCGCCGTATCGCCACCATGCAAATACTCAACGGTGTCGACCGCGGATGGATCGAGCCACCCGGTTCCCGTTGGCGTTGCGACGATCAACACGGACTTATCAAAACCGCCTACTCGCTTGAGTTCTTCGAGGGCCAGTTTCGCTCGGTCTCGCATCGTCGGACGCGACCGCACGCCAACATACACTCGGATCGGGCGCTGAGCCTCAACGCCCGTAAACTCGGTAATCTCGGTTTGAGTCGGGCCCAGTGCTAGAAAGATCTTCCCTTGGCGTCCGATCGAATCCCAATCGACAAGTGAGTCCTCGCCGCCAGTCAGCGAATTGTCGTCAGGTCGCTGGACGTCATCATCGCTCAGTTCGTCCAGATTCGCAAAGAACGAATCCGCTGCGGAAAGCAGGCTCTTCGCAACAACATCATTGGTCAAAAACATCACCAATAACCCGACGCTAATGAAAGCTACCAACTTCGCCACCTTCTCGGGAAATACGCGATTCAGCTTTCTCGCAACAAACGCGCTAGCGGCGACAAACAAACGAGCGAATGCAACCAAGATGGCGCCAAACACAATCGCGATGGCGGCAGTGCGATAGGGATAAGTGGTCTCCAAATCCTCGATCCCCATTAACTGACGAATCGAGTTCTGCCAAAAGGTCATTCGCCATATGAAGCCGATGAACAAAACCACCACGACCGCTGTGGTGATTCGCTTGGCGATCACTTGGGTTCGCCCGGTAGGTTTGCGAAGCTCAAAGAACTGATACATCCAAACCAACACAACGCCAATCGAGTATCCAATCGCCAACGCAAACCCTGACAAAATCCCTTGAACCAAATAGGTACGCGGTAATAAAGACGGTGTCACAGAGGCGGCGAAGAACAAAGTCGCGAGCATCAAACCGACGAAAGAAAACGAGCGTTTGTATTGGATAAGTCGTTCTTTCATGGAATCGTACAAAAAGATCTTTTGCGGTTAAAAATCAGAGTCCATGTGAATTTAGTGCTCGTCCCTGCTCCCGCAACCGGGGCAGAGCAGGGCGGGGGCAACTCAGAAGGCCTTCCTCACCTGAAAATTCGTCGACTATTGATCGGCGTGAATCTACCTGCAACGAACGCTATGATTGCTGGCCACGAAGAGGCTTGCGATCTCAGGTGCACTTAGAAGCTAAACTGCAACTGTGTTCGAAACAGCCATCCTGCATCACCGCTATTGATGTCTAACACCGACGAATTGATCGCGGCTCCGTTGAGGTGGGTTGCGTCCGTCGTCAACTTGGCATTTTGCCCGTGGAAGTACCAAACGGCACCGGCGGCGATTTCGTCGGAACTTCGATCTGATTGCCCAAGGGTGCCAGAATTGCCCACCACTCGAGACCAACGTGTTAGCACCTCAAACTTTTCGGGGACCAGGAAAACGCCGGCTTGCAACCAAAAACCGTGATCGAAAAGGTTCGCAATCGTGGCATCTTGAAAACCGCTGAGGTTGCGAAAGTAGTATTCGCTGGTCAACGATACGCCGCGATACTTCAACGATGCATCGACCGAGTATTGAGCGACATCAAACGAATCAACATCAACCGGCAGCACGGCTGAAATCGGCTGCCCGGTGTCGACCGTTCTTAGCGACGAGAACTCTGCGAACCCGGACCTGTCGATGGTTGTTACCG from Rubripirellula amarantea encodes:
- a CDS encoding alpha/beta hydrolase translates to MKERLIQYKRSFSFVGLMLATLFFAASVTPSLLPRTYLVQGILSGFALAIGYSIGVVLVWMYQFFELRKPTGRTQVIAKRITTAVVVVLFIGFIWRMTFWQNSIRQLMGIEDLETTYPYRTAAIAIVFGAILVAFARLFVAASAFVARKLNRVFPEKVAKLVAFISVGLLVMFLTNDVVAKSLLSAADSFFANLDELSDDDVQRPDDNSLTGGEDSLVDWDSIGRQGKIFLALGPTQTEITEFTGVEAQRPIRVYVGVRSRPTMRDRAKLALEELKRVGGFDKSVLIVATPTGTGWLDPSAVDTVEYLHGGDTAIVSTQYSYLPSWITILVDPQRSIDSAKALFDEVYGYWKTLPKDSRPRLYLQGLSLGSLGSEESADLFTIFEDPIDGALWSGPPFPSKEWNASVRNRNEGSPAWLPTFRDGRLLRFTAQENSLQPEKQWGKMRNVYIQYSSDPMVWFSPSLAWSRPEWLTSPPGPDVSPHLRWYPIITFLQIGFDLPMATTVPIGHGHNYSPSSYIDGWVAVTEPEHASPVQVASLKEIFRLKAAPKP